Proteins from one Mastacembelus armatus chromosome 16, fMasArm1.2, whole genome shotgun sequence genomic window:
- the entpd3 gene encoding ectonucleoside triphosphate diphosphohydrolase 3, whose translation MVSKRKVGYKCRITGIVLLLLASIAALVAVAVIQDTWRFKKYSSEYGIVIDSGSSRSNVHLYEWPGEKENETGVVTEILNCRVAGDGISEMKVDAQKDAESWKAFKVCMDKIIHAIPAEKHNSTPLFLGATAGMRLLHEKDEKRSNEILTSLREYLSSLPFSFQNATIISGQEEGLYGWITVNYLMGNFIEKNLWNTYVRPDGAKTVGSMDLGGASTQIAFAVQQDLKGPDYIHVKLYGYPYNVYTHSFLCYGKNEAEKRVLDKVVQESSDPSYIINPCYPEGFNITMNASSIYDTECTKKHRNYNPGQQLFMVGAGDSEKCRSIVQSIFDFKTCSASQCSFNGVEQPPVSGDFMAYAGFYYTAKILLLNGTSDLDQFNSSIRKFCHTPWTVMRQEKHWVSDRYLRTYCYATHYIFTLLVDGYKFDKETWKQINFKREVKKTSIGWSLGYMLSMSNMIPSEVKEIPPMTDPVFAGLIFLFSALTIVTVVLVFIILIRTCY comes from the exons ATGGTTTCCAAGAGAAAAGTGGGCTATAAGTGTCGCATAACAGGAATAGTTCTTCTCCTATTGGCCAGTATTGCTGCCCTTGTTGCTGTTGCCGTGATCCAGGACACGTGGAGATTTAAAAAGTACAGCTCAGAg TATGGCATAGTGATAGACTCGGGTTCATCCCGTTCAAACGTGCATTTGTATGAGTGGCCAGGGGAGAAGGAGAATGAAACAGGAGTAGTGACTGAAATACTGAACTGCAGAGTTGCTG GTGATGGTATCTCAGAGATGAAAGTTGACGCGCAGAAAGATGCTGAATCATGGAAAGCATTCAAAGTCTGCATGGACAAAATCATCCATGCCAttccagctgaaaaacacaattccACGCCTCTTTTTCTGGGAGCTACAGCTGGAATGAGACTACTACA TGAGAAGGATGAAAAGAGGTCCAATGAAATCCTGACAAGTCTCAGAGAATACCTGAGCTCTTTGCCCTTCTCCTTCCAAAATGCCACCATTATTTCTGGTCAAGAAGAAGGGCTGTATGGGTGGATCACCGTTAACTACCTCATGGGAAACTTTATAGAG AAAAACCTCTGGAACACCTATGTACGCCCAGACGGGGCAAAGACAGTGGGATCCATGGACCTTGGTGGAGCATCAACCCAGATTGCCTTTGCAGTCCAGCAAGATCTTAAGGGTCCTGACTACATACATGTCAAACTGTATGGGTACCCTTAcaatgtatacacacacagtttcctcTGCTATGGTAAGAATGAGGCAGAGAAGAGAGTTCTGGACAAAGTGGTACAG GAATCATCTGACCCATCCTACATTATAAACCCCTGCTACCCTGAAGGGTTTAATATCACTATGAACGCCTCATCCATCTATGACACAGAgtgcacaaagaaacacagaaactacAACCCAGGTCAACAGCTCTTCATGGTGGGAGCTGGTGACTCAGAGAAGTGCAGGAGTATAGTGCAGTCTATATTTGATTTCAAGACTTGTTCAGCATCGCAATGTTCCTTCAATGGGGTTGAGCAGCCGCCAGTCAGTGGAGATTTTATG GCATATGCTGGATTTTATTATACAGCTAAGATTCTACTGCTGAATGGCACATCAGATCTCGATCAGTTCAACTCCTCAATTAGGAAGTTCTGCCACACACCCTGGACAGTG aTGAGACAAGAAAAGCACTGGGTGTCTGACAGATACCTTAGGACATACTGTTATGCAACTCACTATATCTTCACACTGCTGGTAGATGGATACAAGTTTGACAAAGAGACCTGGAAACAGATTAACTTCAAAAGAGAG GTAAAGAAAACCAGCATAGGATGGAGTTTAGGCTACATGCTGAGTATGTCCAACATGATACCGTCTGAAGTGAAAGAAATCCCTCCCATGACAGACCCTGTCTTTGCCGGCCTTATCTTCCTGTTTTCAGCTCTAACCATTGTAACTGTTGTCTTAGTTTTCATCATACTCATTCGAACCTGTTACTGA